A genomic stretch from Engraulis encrasicolus isolate BLACKSEA-1 chromosome 12, IST_EnEncr_1.0, whole genome shotgun sequence includes:
- the LOC134459773 gene encoding retinoic acid-induced protein 2-like: MEGLNNESISAPQPGGIDIVGGGEDGIKNQTSERSQHSSSNMETNTNHSNCSRPEPEKASWSAAATVPACQSQGSSLEHSGTVILKIPSAILPLYLGENTVLLPMHLQLPTAGALTKGNGHMGSTPHLLLSNHGPVSLPVVDQQVLQCLNSQLIPQGALCSAAPLPLPLQHSSIPCQDPSATFCQPQPPPAPIEREQKVMAEQAAFEQARLPFVPNPLSFADILQDPFASSHNSFVQFSCQSARGNPTLNAIPKSGLPAPPPLPLPYLCPSLLAPLVPPPTLLVPFPIVIPLPVPFPIPIPIPIPFTAKAEEQTPKSSTDVGTQTCDGFPSPSRHQGESEASVLDLSMVAAGPSQLKQEFVVPEEDSPLDLSLESHGRKPSVVQVVQDVDVKQSVKDLEISQEALRAQEHLNLDSKTLNGLTSLKVSRRHRGVMDRPCSRESQNCMGDCHCEIIGSSQKHKVIMAVKDTVPTAIFQRRLRELSGMSPAAAIAYSRQDMEKVPLVQQQWQQQQQQQQQHCNQVLHVQGESSHQHGSPSPSRGRTVKFKKVNVQEIQVLPIKKQRFASFFNND; the protein is encoded by the coding sequence ATGGAAGGTCTAAACAACGAGAGTATAAGTGCTCCTCAGCCAGGGGGTATTGACAttgtggggggaggagaggacggcATTAAGAACCAGACAAGTGAGAGAtcccagcacagcagcagcaacatggaaaCTAATACCAACCACTCAAACTGCTCAAGACCAGAACCAGAGAAGGCCTCCTGGTCTGCAGCTGCCACAGTCCCAGCATGCCAATCCCAAGGTTCCAGTTTAGAACATTCTGGAACAGTAATTCTGAAGATTCCGTCAGCCATTTTGCCATTGTACCTCGGTGAGAACACTGTGCTTCTGCCAATGCACCTCCAGCTTCCCACCGCAGGAGCACTTACCAAAGGCAATGGACATATGGGATCCACACCACACCTCCTCCTGTCCAATCACGGCCCGGTATCCCTTCCTGTGGTGGATCAGCAGGTCTTGCAGTGTTTAAACTCTCAGTTAATCCCACAAGGGGCTCTCTGTTCCGCTGCACCACTACCGTTGCCATTGCAACATAGCAGCATCCCATGCCAGGACCCCTCAGCCACGTTTTGCCAACCTCAGCCTCCCCCTGCTCCCATCGAGCGTGAGCAGAAAGTGATGGCAGAACAAGCCGCTTTCGAACAGGCCAGGCTGCCTTTCGTTCCAAACCCCTTAAGCTTCGCTGACATTTTGCAGGACCCGTTTGCCTCCTCACACAATAGCTTCGTACAGTTTTCTTGCCAAAGTGCCAGAGGAAATCCAACACTCAACGCAATCCCCAAAAGCGGTTTGCCAGCCCCGCCGCCATTACCTCTGCCGTACCTGTGCCCTTCCCTGTTGGCACCTCTTGTACCACCCCCGACACTGTTGGTTCCTTTCCCCATCGTTATTCCCCTACCCGTACCTTTTCCCATTCCCATACCTATCCCAATTCCTTTCACTGCCAAAGCTGAGGAGCAGACCCCTAAAAGTTCCACAGATGTGGGCACGCAAACCTGTGATGGGTTTCCAAGTCCATCCCGTCATCAGGGTGAGTCAGAGGCAAGTGTGCTGGACTTATCCATGGTGGCTGCTGGGCCAAGTCAACTAAAGCAGGAGTTTGTGGTCCCTGAGGAGGACTCTCCACTCGACCTGTCTCTGGAAAGCCATGGCCGCAAGCCATCAGTGGTCCAGGTCGTGCAGGACGTGGATGTAAAGCAATCTGTGAAGGACCTGGAGATATCTCAGGAGGCTCTCCGGGCCCAGGAGCATCTGAATCTGGACTCAAAGACGCTGAACGGCCTGACGTCGTTGAAGGTCAGCAGGCGCCACAGGGGGGTTATGGACAGGCCTTGCAGCCGTGAATCTCAGAACTGCATGGGAGATTGCCATTGTGAGATCATAGGCAGCTCGCAAAAACACAAGGTCATTATGGCCGTCAAGGACACCGTTCCAACGGCCATCTTCCAGAGAAGGCTGAGAGAGCTGTCTGGAATGTCGCCCGCTGCTGCCATTGCTTACTCCAGGCAGGATATGGAGAAAGTTCCTCTGgtccagcagcagtggcagcagcagcagcagcagcagcagcagcactgcaaCCAAGTCCTCCATGTCCAGGGAGAAAGCAGTCATCAGCAtggcagccccagccccagcagggGAAGGACGGTGAAATTCAAAAAGGTCAATGTGCAGGAGATACAAGTCCTCCCCATCAAAAAGCAACGGTTTGCTTCTTTCTTCAATAATGACTAG